In Candidatus Zixiibacteriota bacterium, the sequence CACGGATCAGGCCATGCCGTCGCTCCAGCCGCGATGCAAGGTTCTGCCCTTCCTCGGTCAGGACAACATAACCGGATTTCTCATGCTCTACTAAACCCGATTTGCGCAGGCGGTCGATCGCAACCGTGACCGTGGGCGAGGCGACATCACGCAATTTGGCGATATCCTTGATTCGAGCGACCGGATTGTCCTTGAGGAGTTGGTAGATCAACTCGACATATTCCTGCTCGAAGGTGCTGTAATCGTTAACTCTTCTATTTTCTTCCATCGTATCCATAGACATATTTAAAAAAATTATAGCTATCTATGATACGGCTGTCAAGCGATTTTTGCGATATTTTGTTGAAATTGAGATTCGTGGTATAATCATTTCGACCGATCCGGCTTTTGCCGTAGAGTGGAGAAATCTCTCTTTAGTGAGCCTGCGTACCTGACTATTCTACCGAGTATTGAGATCTGAGTTTGTCTACGCTCTAGTTTTGAAGTCGTTCAAGCAGTCGAGAAGCATGGCGATATGATCTTCGCTGTTGTAGTAATGGACTGCCACACGGATCAGGCCCTCGCGGTAAGAGGTGATCACATCATGTTCCATCAGGTATTTCTGCAGTTCAGCGGGATTAGTGCAGGTAAACGATAAAATCGACGAGCGATGATCCTCGCGCAAATCCGACGCCAGACGATAATAGTCCTGTGAATTCAGGTACTCGATTACCTGATCGAGCAGGCCGCGATTGTGCGAACCGATCTTCTCCGCCCCGATCTCGTTGATCTTTTTAAGCGAGTTCAGCATGGCATAGATATGGATATACGAGGGCGCCGAGAGCCCAAAACGTTCTGCCGATTTATCCGGCATCAAATTATGGCGCAAAAGATTCGACCAGTCAGC encodes:
- a CDS encoding winged helix-turn-helix transcriptional regulator, translating into MSMDTMEENRRVNDYSTFEQEYVELIYQLLKDNPVARIKDIAKLRDVASPTVTVAIDRLRKSGLVEHEKSGYVVLTEEGQNLASRLERRHGLIREFLNDILGVNCEIAETDACNIEHILDRQSVDRLEEFLEFARESQCEGESWLSRFKKRRG